One genomic segment of Candidatus Thermodiscus eudorianus includes these proteins:
- the sat gene encoding sulfate adenylyltransferase — MVSRPHGGRLVDRTVSGRRRERLLEEAGELARIDLSASLAADAANIAHGVYSPLEGFMVQEDYINVVSQMRLSNDLPWTIPIILDADPDALKGVVEGDDVALSYNGRVIALMRVEEIYGWDKEEYVQSIYKTRDPAHPGVRKTMARKELLVGGPIDLLSDPPEPFEHTRLWPKETRVLFNAKGWKTIAAFQTRNVPHTGHEYVQKAALTFTDGLFINPLVGWKKPGDYRDEVIVEAYKALIKHYYPRDVVVLSVLRMEMRYAGPREAVHHAIVRKNFGATHFIVGRDHAGVGDYYGPYEAWDIFREFPDLGITPLFVREAFYCRKCGQMVNEKICPHPEEYRVRISGTRLRKMIMEGVRPPEYMMRPEVAEVILRHPNPFITEDSPGGTP, encoded by the coding sequence ATGGTTTCCAGGCCGCATGGAGGCAGGCTAGTGGATAGGACCGTGTCGGGCAGGCGTAGGGAGAGGCTCCTGGAGGAGGCCGGGGAGCTGGCGAGGATAGACCTTTCAGCCAGCCTGGCGGCTGACGCAGCCAACATAGCGCACGGCGTCTACAGCCCCCTGGAGGGCTTCATGGTGCAGGAGGACTACATCAATGTCGTATCCCAGATGAGGCTCTCCAACGACCTGCCATGGACCATCCCGATAATCCTAGACGCCGATCCAGACGCCCTAAAGGGCGTTGTGGAGGGGGATGACGTGGCCCTATCCTATAATGGAAGAGTCATAGCGTTGATGAGGGTCGAGGAGATCTACGGGTGGGACAAGGAGGAGTACGTCCAGAGCATCTACAAGACCAGGGACCCCGCCCACCCCGGGGTCCGGAAGACGATGGCGAGGAAGGAGTTGCTGGTCGGAGGCCCCATCGACCTCCTCTCGGACCCCCCGGAGCCCTTCGAGCACACGAGGCTGTGGCCTAAGGAGACCCGTGTGCTCTTCAACGCGAAGGGTTGGAAGACGATAGCGGCGTTCCAGACTAGGAACGTGCCCCACACCGGGCATGAGTACGTGCAGAAGGCGGCGTTGACGTTCACGGATGGGCTCTTCATCAACCCGTTGGTTGGCTGGAAGAAGCCCGGGGATTATAGGGATGAGGTTATAGTGGAGGCCTACAAGGCCCTCATAAAACACTACTATCCAAGGGATGTGGTGGTGTTGAGTGTCTTGAGGATGGAGATGAGGTACGCCGGGCCCAGGGAGGCCGTCCACCACGCCATTGTCAGGAAGAACTTCGGCGCGACCCACTTCATAGTCGGGAGGGACCATGCGGGGGTGGGAGACTACTACGGGCCATACGAGGCCTGGGACATATTCAGGGAGTTCCCAGACCTAGGCATAACCCCGTTATTCGTCAGGGAAGCCTTCTACTGCCGGAAGTGCGGGCAGATGGTCAACGAGAAGATATGCCCGCACCCGGAGGAGTACCGGGTGAGGATAAGCGGGACAAGGCTCAGGAAGATGATAATGGAGGGTGTGAGGCCCCCGGAGTACATGATGCGGCCCGAGGTGGCGGAGGTCATACTACGCCACCCGAATCCATTCATAACCGAGGACAGCCCTGGAGGGACCCCCTAG
- a CDS encoding alkaline phosphatase family protein, translated as MPRRLFILGLDSLPPRVLYEGMDGGGFQYLRSLVGDSQRWLMRTSHPPITVPAWMVMFTGKTPGELGVYGFRHRKPGEFNYYIVNSRYIKYPTLWEEASRRGLRAGVYGVPPTYPPKPLNGFMVTDFTTPGPDKPYTFPPWLRRELESITGPTVFDVTYRSHDKSRVARDLERMLENHLRQAEYLATRKKWDLFTYVEITVDRAHHAFWKYFDESHPRYEAHEEYSRVIPGIYRRIDEWFEKLHKRLPRDTIVVVVSDHGIKAMKGAFTINQWLVEEGYLSLKPEYRSVEAGSDLREEMIDWSRTIAWAWGGYYSRVFINLKGREKNGIVEEKYLDETVKQLKKDIMAIRGPSGEQWSNAAYRPGELFPEVRGDAPDLMVYLDDLWWRPAGTIGWPSNYLPENDRGPDDAVHDWLGVYAVYDPEGTLSPGDMGEIPIHQVRRHLQTLLFQ; from the coding sequence ATGCCTAGGAGGCTCTTCATACTCGGGCTCGACTCCCTCCCGCCGAGGGTACTCTACGAGGGGATGGACGGCGGCGGATTCCAATACCTGAGGAGCCTAGTCGGGGACAGTCAGAGGTGGCTCATGAGGACCAGCCACCCCCCGATAACCGTGCCGGCGTGGATGGTCATGTTCACGGGCAAGACGCCGGGAGAGCTTGGCGTGTACGGGTTTAGGCATAGGAAGCCCGGCGAGTTCAACTACTACATTGTGAACAGCAGGTACATCAAGTACCCTACTCTATGGGAGGAGGCCAGCAGGAGGGGGCTGCGAGCCGGCGTGTATGGTGTACCCCCTACATACCCGCCTAAACCCCTCAACGGGTTCATGGTGACGGACTTCACCACGCCGGGCCCGGATAAGCCCTACACGTTCCCGCCATGGCTCAGGCGGGAGCTGGAATCGATTACGGGCCCCACGGTATTCGACGTCACCTATAGGAGCCACGACAAGTCAAGGGTCGCGAGAGACCTAGAGCGCATGCTTGAGAACCACTTGAGGCAGGCGGAGTACCTTGCTACCAGGAAGAAGTGGGACCTCTTCACGTACGTTGAGATAACGGTTGACAGGGCGCACCACGCCTTCTGGAAGTACTTCGACGAGAGCCATCCAAGGTATGAGGCCCACGAGGAGTACAGCAGGGTCATACCGGGCATCTACAGGAGGATAGACGAGTGGTTCGAGAAGCTGCACAAGAGGCTGCCGAGGGATACCATAGTGGTTGTCGTGAGCGACCACGGCATAAAGGCGATGAAGGGTGCCTTCACCATAAACCAGTGGCTGGTAGAGGAGGGATACCTCAGCCTCAAGCCCGAGTACAGGAGTGTAGAGGCTGGGAGCGACCTCAGGGAGGAGATGATAGACTGGAGCCGTACAATAGCGTGGGCCTGGGGAGGCTACTACTCCAGGGTCTTCATAAACCTGAAGGGCAGGGAGAAGAACGGTATAGTCGAGGAGAAGTACCTTGACGAGACCGTCAAGCAGTTGAAGAAGGATATAATGGCTATAAGGGGCCCCAGCGGGGAGCAGTGGAGCAACGCCGCCTATAGGCCGGGCGAGCTCTTCCCAGAGGTCCGGGGGGACGCGCCCGACCTGATGGTGTATCTCGATGACTTGTGGTGGAGGCCCGCCGGCACGATAGGGTGGCCGAGCAACTACCTCCCGGAGAACGATAGGGGGCCCGATGACGCGGTTCACGACTGGCTCGGAGTATACGCGGTGTACGATCCCGAGGGGACCCTTTCGCCAGGCGATATGGGGGAGATACCCATACACCAGGTGAGGAGGCACCTGCAAACGCTTTTATTCCAATGA
- a CDS encoding AMP-binding protein, whose product MALDVSPQESLSNFLKARDYILSRPLYDEAREEFKWPRLGRWNWGVQYFNGVLAEKSDPAIIWVDDELLESRDSKKVSFHELGASSDKLANALESRGYGKGDSMLVMTGNVLELFTIMLGLLKAGMPMVPATILLSAEDVLDRVKRAGVKAVFADKNAFEKIESIRGKLEKLGVRDFIAVGEVRKGWTLLDDLLGEGGVGYNKVVTTADDIALIYFTSGTTAKPKMVFHTHASYPAGHLTTVYWIGDKPGDRHYNISSPGWAKWAWSTFFSAFNAEATSMVYAYSGFNPPKVLEFITEYGVNTLCAPPTVWRMFILEELERYNWDNLREAVSAGEPLNPKVIETVKEKTGVTIREGYGQTETTLQIGYFPGLEVKPGSMGKPAPGYDIVLVDPEGNPVPVGEDGQIAIRIEPERPLGLMKGYDDPEKNRSVFRQGLYWTGDVAMMDRDGYLYFVGRADDVFKSSDYRISPFEVESELIKHPAVAEVAVVPSPHPIKWTVPKAFIVLKPGYKPSPELARDVFEFARKNMAPYKRPRIIEFVDQLPKTISGKIRRVQLRRIEKERREQGEKGEHEFFEEEFFPKK is encoded by the coding sequence ATGGCCCTAGACGTATCACCCCAGGAGTCGTTGTCCAACTTCCTCAAGGCAAGGGACTACATCCTCTCAAGGCCCCTCTACGACGAGGCGAGGGAGGAGTTCAAGTGGCCCAGGCTAGGCAGGTGGAACTGGGGAGTACAGTACTTCAACGGTGTGCTAGCCGAGAAGAGCGACCCGGCTATAATCTGGGTCGACGACGAGCTCCTGGAGTCCCGTGACAGTAAGAAGGTGTCCTTCCACGAGCTGGGGGCGTCGTCGGATAAGCTGGCCAACGCCCTGGAGTCGCGCGGGTACGGCAAGGGCGACAGTATGCTTGTGATGACTGGCAACGTACTGGAGCTGTTCACGATAATGCTAGGACTCTTGAAGGCCGGCATGCCGATGGTGCCAGCCACCATACTACTCTCCGCCGAGGACGTGCTCGACAGGGTCAAGAGGGCAGGGGTAAAGGCTGTATTCGCCGACAAGAACGCCTTCGAGAAGATAGAGAGCATAAGGGGTAAGCTAGAGAAGCTGGGAGTTAGGGACTTCATAGCGGTAGGCGAGGTCAGGAAGGGATGGACCCTCCTAGACGACCTGCTGGGCGAGGGCGGGGTAGGCTACAACAAGGTCGTCACTACAGCTGATGATATCGCGTTGATCTACTTCACCAGCGGCACCACGGCGAAGCCCAAGATGGTCTTCCACACCCACGCCTCCTACCCGGCTGGGCACCTAACAACAGTCTACTGGATAGGCGACAAGCCCGGGGACAGGCACTACAACATATCCAGCCCCGGATGGGCCAAGTGGGCCTGGTCCACCTTCTTCTCAGCCTTCAACGCCGAGGCCACGAGCATGGTCTACGCCTACAGCGGCTTCAACCCGCCCAAGGTCCTGGAGTTCATAACAGAGTATGGGGTGAACACCCTCTGCGCGCCCCCAACGGTGTGGAGGATGTTCATACTAGAGGAACTGGAACGCTACAACTGGGACAATCTACGCGAGGCCGTCAGCGCCGGGGAGCCCCTCAACCCCAAGGTCATAGAGACGGTGAAGGAGAAGACCGGGGTGACTATAAGGGAGGGCTATGGTCAGACCGAGACGACTCTACAGATAGGCTACTTCCCGGGCCTAGAGGTCAAGCCGGGCTCCATGGGCAAGCCGGCCCCAGGCTACGACATAGTACTGGTTGACCCCGAGGGCAACCCCGTGCCGGTCGGCGAGGACGGGCAGATAGCCATTAGGATAGAGCCGGAGAGGCCCCTGGGGTTGATGAAGGGATACGACGACCCCGAGAAGAACAGGAGCGTCTTCAGGCAGGGACTCTACTGGACCGGCGACGTCGCCATGATGGACCGGGACGGCTACCTATACTTCGTGGGCAGGGCCGACGACGTCTTCAAGAGCAGCGACTACAGGATCAGCCCCTTCGAGGTCGAGAGCGAGCTCATAAAGCACCCGGCGGTCGCAGAGGTGGCGGTCGTGCCGAGCCCACACCCCATAAAATGGACCGTGCCAAAGGCCTTCATCGTGCTCAAGCCAGGCTACAAGCCGAGCCCAGAGCTGGCTAGAGACGTCTTCGAATTCGCCCGTAAGAACATGGCGCCCTACAAGAGGCCCAGGATAATAGAGTTCGTAGACCAGCTACCGAAGACCATAAGCGGGAAGATAAGGAGGGTCCAGCTGAGGCGGATAGAGAAGGAGAGGAGGGAGCAGGGAGAGAAGGGAGAGCACGAGTTCTTCGAGGAGGAGTTCTTCCCCAAGAAGTAG
- the cysC gene encoding adenylyl-sulfate kinase: MRQTRCIDKGIVVWLTGLPGSGKTTIAGRVAEMLRGEGYRVEVLDGDWVRKTINPDAGYTREERRRHLHRVAWIARLLARNGVIVLCSFVSPYREVRREIREIVSEETPFYEVYVHATLEECIKRDPKGLYKKALRGEIKHFTGISDPYEPPENPDLTLDTTREDVDRTARRLYEFILDKINQG; the protein is encoded by the coding sequence GTGAGGCAGACTAGGTGCATTGACAAGGGGATCGTGGTCTGGCTAACAGGGCTACCGGGTAGCGGGAAGACCACCATAGCAGGAAGGGTAGCCGAGATGCTGAGAGGCGAGGGCTACCGGGTCGAAGTGCTAGACGGGGACTGGGTCAGGAAGACGATAAACCCCGACGCAGGATACACGAGGGAGGAGAGGAGGAGGCACCTCCACCGGGTCGCCTGGATCGCCAGGCTACTAGCGAGGAACGGCGTGATAGTGCTGTGCAGCTTCGTATCACCCTACCGCGAGGTAAGGAGGGAGATAAGAGAGATAGTCTCCGAGGAAACGCCCTTCTACGAAGTCTACGTCCACGCAACCCTAGAAGAATGCATCAAGAGGGACCCAAAGGGGCTATACAAGAAAGCGCTACGAGGCGAGATAAAACACTTCACCGGCATAAGCGACCCCTACGAGCCGCCGGAAAACCCGGACCTCACACTAGACACCACGAGAGAGGACGTGGACCGGACCGCTAGGAGGCTCTACGAGTTCATACTCGACAAGATAAACCAGGGATAG
- a CDS encoding MarR family transcriptional regulator, whose translation MRRRRSRLLIIHDILGHLLANGGEDYATRIATATGLAYDRLSSLLEDLVDKGIVEVYEEDSRRLVKITRRGVELYEHISRLAGVIRDFGLDI comes from the coding sequence ATGCGCAGGAGGAGGTCTAGGCTCCTCATAATACACGATATACTGGGGCACCTCCTGGCCAATGGCGGCGAGGACTACGCCACCAGGATCGCCACCGCCACGGGCCTGGCCTATGATAGGCTGAGCAGCCTGCTGGAGGACCTAGTGGATAAGGGTATAGTGGAGGTGTACGAGGAGGATAGTAGGAGGCTCGTCAAGATAACCAGGCGTGGGGTGGAGCTCTATGAGCACATATCAAGGCTAGCAGGGGTCATCAGGGACTTCGGGCTCGACATCTAG
- a CDS encoding DUF1616 domain-containing protein has protein sequence MDLLDDEVFAVIMALIIVGSVFAAAAQFHRSEPFDAIGLLNSDCKIGDYPDFVLTGENITLCLYLFNHMGEPEAYMVEYKFGTPDTLPTNKTPSAAPVLERYYFVLDDNESLTVRETLPIPDNPTLIGENATLIFELWRYDPAGHEWVYTGKWVHLHVRVEGVPLP, from the coding sequence GTGGATCTCCTAGACGATGAAGTGTTCGCCGTCATAATGGCGCTTATAATCGTTGGAAGCGTCTTCGCCGCCGCGGCGCAATTCCATAGGAGCGAGCCCTTCGACGCCATAGGGCTCCTGAATAGCGACTGCAAGATAGGGGATTACCCCGACTTCGTGTTGACGGGAGAGAACATTACACTGTGCCTCTACCTCTTCAACCACATGGGAGAGCCCGAGGCTTACATGGTCGAGTATAAGTTCGGCACGCCCGACACACTACCCACTAACAAGACCCCTAGCGCCGCGCCCGTCCTGGAGAGGTACTATTTCGTGCTAGACGATAACGAGAGCTTGACCGTCCGCGAAACGCTGCCAATACCGGATAACCCCACTCTAATCGGCGAGAACGCCACTCTGATATTCGAGTTATGGAGGTATGACCCGGCTGGCCATGAATGGGTGTATACTGGGAAGTGGGTGCACCTCCATGTGAGGGTTGAGGGGGTTCCGCTGCCATGA
- a CDS encoding DUF1616 domain-containing protein has translation MSTLEEVAKGKRYRELLELYKSIKRGEVEITDPSPPQDFYAYLTRPDYSGWLWTGILLTSLTILTIPLSNYSSIVLYLRYILGSIFVLFLPGYYTLEALYPREEDLSSLERLALSMGLSLALVPLFGLVLNYTPWGIRLWPVVESLSIYTVIIAFIAAYRKYLIVRKRLAG, from the coding sequence ATGAGCACGCTGGAAGAGGTGGCCAAGGGCAAGCGGTACAGGGAGCTGCTGGAGCTCTACAAGTCTATAAAGAGGGGGGAGGTCGAGATCACGGATCCCAGCCCGCCCCAGGACTTCTACGCGTACCTGACTAGGCCGGATTACTCGGGCTGGCTCTGGACCGGGATCTTGCTGACTTCATTGACGATCCTAACCATACCCTTATCCAACTATTCAAGCATCGTACTCTACCTGAGATACATCTTGGGATCCATATTCGTGTTATTCCTCCCAGGCTACTACACGTTAGAGGCATTGTATCCACGGGAGGAGGATCTTTCAAGCCTAGAGCGCCTGGCGCTCAGCATGGGACTCTCCCTGGCACTAGTCCCGCTATTCGGGCTAGTACTAAACTATACTCCATGGGGGATTAGGCTCTGGCCTGTAGTCGAATCCCTATCAATCTACACGGTGATCATCGCATTCATAGCGGCTTATAGGAAGTACCTCATAGTGAGGAAGAGGCTGGCCGGCTAG
- a CDS encoding ribbon-helix-helix domain-containing protein, whose amino-acid sequence MELPKKTGYTTVSIPVTLYERIRKLIEDTGFTSVSQFVTYILREVIAEMEEEKLRSEAVTEEEKKAIIERLKKLGYI is encoded by the coding sequence ATGGAGTTGCCCAAGAAGACAGGGTACACGACCGTGTCAATACCCGTCACGCTATACGAGAGGATACGCAAGCTGATAGAGGATACCGGGTTCACGAGCGTCTCCCAGTTCGTCACATACATCCTGAGGGAGGTCATAGCCGAGATGGAGGAGGAGAAGCTGAGGAGCGAGGCCGTGACCGAGGAGGAGAAGAAGGCGATCATAGAGAGGCTCAAGAAGCTGGGATACATCTAG
- a CDS encoding DUF58 domain-containing protein — MRVSIVSMIIPLIVVLSLLSGLLYAPSPTPYSPWNEGPSGTSLLLSNLSATPTGDLDERLCNSTVVIVLRENMTRHDVNWTQGLLECGSRIVLGDSKGHSLDLLNSLGLLASYTNATILDEVAKYRYRWILETRVSLNSREYVLAVPNVTYTSISPDPDFLAARTSPYAYVDLDGNGYYSVNEPMGSYYVVMGYRVGNGTLILVPSTLYFTNKYMNISDNLEFLQAIANGSKIYIYTGSLGLSSMDRVKGALYKWASSRGSYSWMIALLASAAVTIPWSYGYIDRGRVRRTAFLITFTLALIPYFIEGVRDNNILYLVPVIVPAIIYPFWPVASIGLAASLSLVATGMNPFYIAFYLALLLVASSIYRVEVGQGILGSTTIAVLALQAANLLPVIVYPRIVLGITVASLVYLAIAIVSFITVLRPVIVEEIRAPKEAYLGSPVSIEFKLKAPHDLKYYLAASPVFKKGILAGDKSIHYKFTPSHLGVNRIVLDIYISDLTGFAWKSLGSYTIEVNVLPLTSKMLEKAGTLLAGLGESDLLSQVSMAILIRIEETGEGLIVARGEELERVAEEAGRMGGGGGLSGFLARMVEEYIEATRRAVSRVGTYFGAREYTYGDSIKDIHWKKTLSKLRLVSKEYRGGFEGGGGGPLGGGNLLLITDLECTDNSELDSVLMRTLNILVNISSRNPETPFNLLILTKRYGIILRGASIAVLNLLYKTLREQPIGSLYKYKSVNRYLSAKEIEFLTSEEAPGVAKTISEVFLRDVRGVLEALASNDLLPPLRFSLFHCRASASWASFLIHALINSGYRYTGRLEG; from the coding sequence ATGAGGGTATCAATTGTATCCATGATAATCCCGTTGATCGTGGTCCTCTCGCTACTATCGGGACTGCTCTACGCGCCCTCACCCACACCCTACAGCCCCTGGAACGAGGGACCCTCCGGCACCAGCCTCCTCCTATCAAACCTCTCAGCGACACCCACCGGCGATTTAGACGAGAGGCTCTGCAACTCGACCGTAGTCATCGTGTTGAGGGAGAACATGACTAGGCACGATGTCAACTGGACGCAGGGTCTACTCGAATGCGGCTCTAGGATAGTCCTCGGAGACTCGAAGGGCCACAGCCTGGACCTGCTGAACTCCCTGGGGCTACTCGCGAGCTACACAAACGCCACCATCCTGGACGAAGTCGCCAAGTACAGGTATAGGTGGATCCTGGAAACCAGGGTATCACTTAACAGCAGGGAGTACGTGCTGGCCGTGCCGAACGTCACATACACGAGTATATCGCCCGACCCCGACTTCCTAGCGGCCCGTACCTCGCCATACGCCTACGTCGACCTTGACGGCAACGGGTATTATAGTGTGAACGAGCCCATGGGCTCCTACTACGTGGTAATGGGCTACCGTGTAGGAAACGGCACCCTTATACTGGTCCCGTCGACTCTATACTTCACTAACAAGTACATGAACATATCGGATAACCTGGAGTTCCTCCAGGCCATAGCAAACGGCTCTAAGATCTACATCTACACCGGCAGCCTAGGGCTCTCCAGTATGGATAGGGTCAAGGGGGCCCTGTATAAGTGGGCTAGTAGCAGAGGCAGCTATAGCTGGATGATCGCGCTCTTAGCCTCAGCAGCTGTAACGATCCCATGGAGTTATGGCTATATTGACAGGGGCAGGGTTAGGAGGACGGCTTTCCTCATAACCTTCACCCTGGCCTTAATCCCGTATTTCATAGAGGGGGTCCGGGACAACAACATACTCTACCTCGTCCCAGTCATCGTCCCAGCTATAATCTACCCGTTCTGGCCGGTAGCCAGTATAGGCTTGGCGGCGTCTCTCAGCCTCGTGGCCACGGGCATGAACCCCTTCTACATAGCCTTCTACCTGGCGCTCCTACTCGTAGCCTCGTCAATCTACAGGGTGGAGGTTGGGCAGGGCATACTGGGCTCGACGACGATAGCGGTACTCGCGTTGCAGGCGGCCAACCTGCTCCCAGTAATCGTCTACCCCCGGATAGTGCTCGGCATCACAGTGGCGTCGCTAGTCTACCTTGCAATCGCCATAGTCTCCTTCATAACTGTGCTCAGGCCAGTTATCGTCGAGGAGATCCGGGCTCCCAAGGAAGCCTACCTGGGATCCCCTGTATCGATAGAGTTCAAGCTCAAGGCGCCGCACGACTTGAAATACTACCTGGCGGCATCGCCTGTATTCAAGAAGGGCATCCTAGCCGGGGACAAATCCATACACTACAAGTTCACGCCAAGCCACCTCGGGGTGAACAGGATAGTCTTAGACATCTACATATCTGACCTAACTGGCTTCGCCTGGAAGAGCCTAGGCTCCTACACCATAGAGGTTAACGTGCTCCCGCTAACCTCGAAAATGCTGGAGAAGGCAGGCACACTACTGGCCGGGCTCGGGGAAAGCGATCTACTCTCCCAGGTATCCATGGCCATACTGATAAGGATAGAGGAGACGGGGGAGGGCCTCATAGTGGCTAGGGGAGAGGAGCTGGAGAGGGTAGCCGAGGAGGCCGGCAGGATGGGCGGCGGGGGAGGGCTAAGCGGGTTCCTAGCCAGGATGGTCGAGGAGTATATCGAGGCGACGAGGAGGGCCGTGTCGCGTGTAGGCACCTACTTCGGCGCCAGGGAGTACACATACGGGGACTCGATAAAGGATATACACTGGAAGAAGACGCTGAGCAAGCTAAGGCTTGTATCGAAGGAGTATCGGGGCGGCTTCGAGGGCGGGGGAGGAGGCCCGCTCGGGGGAGGCAACCTACTCCTAATAACAGACCTAGAGTGCACCGACAACAGCGAGCTCGATTCGGTGCTCATGAGGACCCTCAACATCCTCGTGAACATCTCCTCCAGGAACCCGGAGACTCCCTTCAACCTACTCATACTCACTAAGAGATACGGGATCATACTAAGGGGGGCATCTATAGCCGTGTTGAACCTCCTCTACAAGACCCTGAGGGAGCAGCCTATCGGCAGCCTCTACAAGTACAAGTCCGTGAACAGGTACCTGTCGGCGAAGGAGATAGAGTTTCTAACCAGCGAGGAGGCGCCCGGCGTGGCTAAGACTATAAGCGAGGTCTTCCTAAGGGATGTGAGGGGTGTACTGGAGGCTTTGGCGAGCAACGACCTGCTACCGCCCCTACGGTTCAGCCTATTCCACTGTAGGGCCTCTGCCTCGTGGGCTTCATTCCTCATACACGCCCTCATAAATTCGGGATACAGGTATACTGGCCGGTTGGAGGGATGA
- a CDS encoding oligosaccharide flippase family protein, with product MSEEKEGVGRVVKAGIWIYGQTIVNNVFGLLYWLAISRVAGSRILGLTSATIGLATLITSFINLGIPLGIQRFLGREWGRNDARGLNSYYWSGFIFVTLVTLAVAAALYGLGAAGFATANYTPVMFKMTALLVALSVNFMTSSYLASVLRTDIQFLAVLVGNVLKLVVGVGLVLLGYGFIGAVIGYSTALIVILAIGLSYIIKSIGLPRSIKYSLVKEIVKAGTASWIPNLIMMAGQWLGVIAVFGSAGAVSTGYYYIAFTLGNLILMIGFSVIGLLLPYLSSLRDGRKRTAWRAFRLSLIATSPLLFVLLLYPGVPLSLLGREYVAASDSLRLILLAGPAMMLYAVVNNLVYAYGMYGRVLKLGLSQNIPRLILYLLLVPLYGELGAAASFTLGAFVSLPVVHYIARRVGFMINYRDVVLNLALPGALALVAYVLHLGWVAGSLVVLLSYIAYARLGLISREEVKMLAYTFIPREKLDPVYRRFKELIDLLLPPS from the coding sequence ATGAGCGAGGAAAAGGAGGGGGTAGGAAGAGTAGTCAAAGCCGGTATATGGATCTATGGGCAGACTATAGTCAACAACGTGTTCGGCCTGCTCTACTGGCTCGCCATATCTAGGGTGGCTGGATCGAGGATCCTCGGGCTAACCAGTGCGACAATCGGCTTGGCAACCCTGATAACGAGCTTCATCAACCTGGGAATCCCTCTAGGCATCCAACGCTTCCTGGGAAGGGAATGGGGCAGAAACGACGCCAGGGGTTTGAATAGCTATTACTGGTCTGGCTTCATATTCGTGACACTCGTGACCCTCGCGGTGGCGGCAGCCCTCTACGGTCTCGGGGCCGCTGGATTCGCTACAGCCAACTACACGCCCGTAATGTTCAAGATGACCGCGCTACTCGTGGCACTGTCAGTTAATTTCATGACTAGTTCTTACCTCGCCTCGGTCCTCCGAACCGACATACAATTCCTCGCCGTCCTCGTAGGCAACGTCTTAAAACTAGTGGTCGGGGTTGGACTCGTCCTACTGGGCTATGGATTCATTGGAGCCGTCATAGGCTACTCCACAGCCCTAATCGTTATCCTAGCCATAGGATTATCATATATCATAAAGTCCATCGGGCTCCCCCGTTCCATAAAATACTCACTCGTCAAGGAGATCGTCAAAGCCGGCACGGCTTCCTGGATCCCGAACCTTATTATGATGGCCGGCCAGTGGCTTGGAGTCATAGCGGTCTTCGGATCGGCTGGCGCTGTATCGACCGGCTATTACTACATCGCGTTTACCCTCGGAAATCTAATCCTCATGATTGGGTTTAGTGTTATTGGTTTGCTCTTGCCGTATCTCTCCTCTCTTAGGGATGGTAGGAAGAGGACTGCGTGGAGGGCTTTCCGGCTCTCGTTGATCGCGACGTCGCCCCTCCTGTTCGTACTCCTCCTATACCCGGGTGTCCCGTTGAGCCTCTTGGGGAGGGAGTATGTTGCCGCCTCGGACTCGCTTAGACTCATACTCCTGGCTGGACCTGCCATGATGTTGTACGCTGTTGTGAATAATCTCGTCTACGCGTATGGGATGTATGGTAGGGTCTTGAAGCTGGGGCTATCCCAGAACATCCCGAGGCTCATCCTCTACCTCCTCCTCGTCCCATTGTATGGCGAGCTGGGGGCTGCAGCGTCCTTCACGCTTGGAGCCTTCGTCTCGCTCCCGGTAGTCCACTATATTGCTAGGAGGGTCGGCTTCATGATAAACTATCGGGATGTCGTCTTGAACCTGGCCCTGCCCGGGGCGCTGGCTCTCGTGGCGTATGTGCTCCACCTGGGCTGGGTTGCGGGGTCTCTAGTCGTGCTCCTATCGTATATCGCATATGCTAGGCTCGGCCTCATCTCCCGGGAGGAGGTGAAGATGCTCGCCTACACCTTCATCCCACGCGAGAAACTGGACCCCGTCTATAGGAGGTTTAAGGAGCTGATAGACCTGCTCCTCCCTCCATCCTAG
- a CDS encoding CopG family transcriptional regulator: MKVDCLERMVVMAEEKVTVEIRKEVYEKARKFIEEQGGFNSVEELIEFLIEEVTSEGEGEAGLSPEDEEKVKERLRSLGYL; encoded by the coding sequence TTGAAGGTAGACTGCCTGGAGAGGATGGTTGTTATGGCCGAGGAGAAGGTTACGGTGGAGATAAGGAAGGAGGTCTACGAGAAGGCTAGGAAGTTCATAGAGGAGCAGGGCGGCTTCAACTCTGTCGAGGAGCTAATCGAGTTCCTAATAGAGGAGGTCACTAGCGAGGGAGAGGGCGAGGCGGGGCTGAGCCCCGAGGACGAGGAGAAGGTCAAGGAGCGCCTCCGCTCCCTGGGCTATCTCTAG